Proteins from a genomic interval of Watersipora subatra chromosome 10, tzWatSuba1.1, whole genome shotgun sequence:
- the LOC137406912 gene encoding uncharacterized protein → MGELLLLQISLLLRTVQVSCIEEIFQITVQTIYGSETITYDRNPLYLNCYSNYWEHECRFYGECCSNSVRVREVLEPETYECQNFGNTQGYVVKSCPSGTDEKLASLCEHQGADLGADLSILSWPVSGAYTGITYKNVYCAMCNGALTLITDNDLSGIFDPQLALEFWTIEVYCTNSTIEMIEQNLDYFLTPETLENLLEDGLCWKRALPTSLGIHHEGCGNYVAHCPVDYPEGDLKELCVRGPTNEVCLNQTLFDRYPCRYGSYKNVFCKKCWKNQSPTVLEREVFDSEGLLLMNVQPIVHIPQNETEFDDSNFRIPLTFERNLTGVTNDDILQYYPLPSDQREEEPFWNLGSILCKSNLSRVCGEFIAYPKEGECALPGCGTGRVQDLYNNCTSIDRYIYDTDITLNRSFLWADSLLAKILSTCESDEPIKNCNCDQRCHYFGDCCFDAPLLPGGLSIAPFSQSQWSCYNIFNLDYNGQVVIDSCPDSLSPFNTLCTSGSNQEWDLTGWLVSDLSNGLTYKNVYCAQCNNASDVVFWDALMNCPEESGEIRGLCEFQKYIPPPQYNIFYYPCILNVEFVSSCPKIFEGWKINQDCKTKPASFVYSDSTTYRNFYCYICHLGTYDDSAIILPNATLPSRASLSITKLQEAGQEWASKTSVRFSFDSGICCGKCKTDDNEQCQNFDSEISADWGSLSLSLNDTCISVPFDSECSHEKELSTSAINPSFEFLCPGVTIACFLTTTTFGSFGIAGINPTPAPRIHYTSFSFQTISTSIAPPQVVRGFLADDNARKNPAGVVKTAETWVRATNETYLFCPDKTVIGNNSGSRYNDIILAPGKIFVKDIVNVTRTRKSQRGEFADYEYAFIGLSLTSIILYLIFLAVTKRNRFTIADKMMVGLLVSIFGASISFAFIVTPSPDDVIGCSLVGYLTQFFFLASLTWSNSLTISILKTLHTLSVHRESKWQMLFYTLYSFGFPLLCVIITYILSRTDIEAFEDGVLDSEFLCFIGEIIVLYALFLGPAYALMLFNIIAGIIIMAKVTKSGNIGSSKDKNRFIRKAVSCLKISLLLGLGWILLPLAIAFDPVWSAVQVYVELQGVFIVIGNLIGWSCLRKLKERITPSMKVSSNQTEATQVTLTHLHQKDSQVAMPLTNVYS, encoded by the exons ATGGGTGAGCTACTTCTGTTACAAATATCTTTGCTACTCCGTACGGTTCAAGTGAGCTGTATAGAAGAGATATTTCAGATAACAGTTCAGACTATTTATGGCTCTGAAACCATAACGTATGACCGTAATCCTCTCTATTTGAACTGCTATTCAAACTACTGGGAACATGAGTGCAGGTTCTATGGAGAGTGTTGTAGCAACAGTGTGAGGGTGCGAGAAGTGCTTGAACCAGAAACTTATGAATGCCAGAATTTTGGGAATACTCAAG GATACGTTGTTAAAAGCTGCCCATCAGGAACGGATGAAAAGTTAGCCAGCCTTTGCGAACACCAAGGTGCTGATTTAGGAGCAG ATTTGAGCATCCTTAGCTGGCCAGTGTCAGGAGCCTACACAggaataacatataaaaatgtgTATTGCGCCATGTGCAATGGAGCACTTACGCTTATCACTGATAATGATCTTTCTGGGATATTTGACCCACAACTGGCCCTAGAGTTTTGGACTATAGAAGTTTACTGTACCAACTCAACCATAGAGATGATAGAACAAAATTTGGACTACTTTCTAACTCCAGAAACACTCGAGAACCTTTTAGAAGATGG GCTCTGCTGGAAAAGAGCTCTTCCAACTAGTTTGGGAATTCACCATGAAGGCTGTGGAAATTATGTGGCTCACTGTCCTGTTGACTATCCTGAAGGAGACCTCAAGGAGTTGTGCGTTAGAGGACCTACCAATGAAGTCTGTctaaatcaaacattgtttgACCGGTACCCTTGTCGATATGGATCATATAAGAATGTCTTCTGCAAAAAGTGCTGGAAAAACCAAAGTCCCACAGTATTAGAAAGAGAGGTCTTTGATTCTGAAG GTCTCCTGCTGATGAATGTTCAACCAATAGTACATATCCCTCAAAATGAAACGGAGTTTGATGATTCCAACTTTCGTATTCCACTTACTTTTGAAAGAAATCTCACCGGAGTAACCAATGATGATATTTTGCAGTATTATCCTCTACCTTCAGACCAAC GTGAAGAAGAGCCTTTCTGGAACCTAGGAAGTATCTTGTGTAAGAGCAATCTCAGCAGAGTTTGTGGAGAGTTTATTGCGTATCCAAAGGAGGGAGAATGCGCCCTGCCAGGTTGTGGCACAGGCAGAGTACAAGATCTGTACAACAATTGTACCAGCATAGACCGCTACATTTACGATACTGATATTACCCTTAACAGAAGTTTCCTCTGGGCTGACTCTTTGTTGGCTAAAATTTTGAGCACATGTGAAAGTGATGAGCCAATCAAGAACTGCAA TTGTGACCAAAGGTGCCATTACTTTGGCGATTGCTGCTTTGACGCTCCATTACTCCCTGGTGGCCTTTCAATTGCTCCTTTTTCCCAATCGCAATGGAGTTGTTATAACATCTTCAATCTAGACTACAATGGTCAAGTTGTGATAGATTCATGTCCAGATAGTTTATCACCATTTAATACTCTCTGTACAAGTGGATCAAACCAAGAATGGGACTTGACAGGTTGGCTTGTGTCAGACCTCTCTAATGGACTAAC GTACAAGAATGTTTACTGTGCTCAATGCAACAATGCATCAGATGTTGTGTTTTGGGATGCTTTGATGAACTGCCCTGAAGAATCAGGAGAGATTAG aGGCCTCTGCGAGTTCCAGAAGTATATTCCACCACCTCAGTATAACATCTTTTACTATCCATGTATTCTCAATGTGGAATTTGTCTCCTCCTGTCCCAAAATATTCGAAGGTTGGAAGATAAATCAAGACTGCAAAACTAAACCAGCCTCATTTGTATATTCAGACTCGACTACCTACAGAAACTTCTACTGCTATATCTGCCATCTTGGAACCTATGATGACTCAGCGATAATCTTGCCAAATGCCACATTGCCATCTCGTGCGTCTCTATCAATTACTAAATTACAAGAGGCTGGACAAGAGTGGGCTTCAAAAACTTCTGTGCGATTCTCATTTGACTCTGGAATCTGTTGTGGAAAGTGCAAAACTGATGATAATGAGCAGTGCCAGAATTTTGATAGCGAAATAAGCGCAGATTGGGGGAGTCTGTCCCTGTCACTTAATGATACGTGCATTTCAGTGCCATTTGATAGCGAGTGTAGTCATGAAAAAGAACTTTCAACTTCAGCAATAAATCCTAGTTTTGAGTTTTTATGCCCAGGAGTAACTATTGCGTGCTTTTTAACAACTACAACATTCGGGTCCTTTGGAATTGCTGGAATTAATCCTACCCCGGCTCCACGAATTCATTATACCTCATTTAGCTTTCAGACAATCTCTACTTCAATCGCACCTCCTCAGGTTGTCCGAGGATTTCTCGCTGATGATAACGCTCGTAAGAACCCTGCTGGTGTGGTGAAGACTGCAGAAACATGGGTTAGAGCAACCAATGAAACGTATTTATTTTGTCCTGATAAAACCGTTATTGGGAACAACAGTGGCAGCCGATATAATGATATCATACTAGCCcctggcaaaatcttt GTAAAGGACATTGTTAATGTTACGAGGACTAGAAAATCACAAAGAGGCGAGTTTGCTGATTATGAGTACGCTTTCATAGGCCTATCCCTGACATCTATCATACTCTACCTCATCTTCTTAGCAGTAACTAAAAGGAATAGATTTACCATCGCTGATAAAATGATGGTTGGCCTTCTCGTCTCAATCTTTGGAGCTTCGATTTCTTTCGCTTTTATAGTCACTCCTTCTCCTGATGACGTGATTGGCTGCAGCCTCGTAGGATATCTTACGCAGTTCTTTTTCTTGGCTTCCCTTACTTGGAGTAACTCTTTGACCATAAGTATTCTCAAAACGCTACATACACTCTCAGTGCACCGCGAAtcaaaatggcaaatgttgttctACACTCTTTATTCTTTCGGCTTCCCGCTCCTTTGCGTGATTATAACCTACATTCTCTCTAGAACAGATATTGAGGCTTTTGAAGATGGAGTGTTGGACTCCGAATTTTTATGTTTCATAGGAGAAATTATTGTTCTTTATGCGTTATTCTTAGGTCCAGCATATGCATTaatgttatttaatattatagcTGGAATTATCATTATGGCCAAAGTCACAAAAAGTGGAAATATTGGATCTAGTAAGGATAAAAATCGTTTTATTAGAAAAGCAGTTTCATGCTTGAAAATATCTTTGCTATTAGGGTTGGGCTGGATTTTATTACCTTTGGCAATTGCATTTGACCCTGTGTGGTCAGCAGTGCAAGTATATGTTGAACTTCAGGGAGTATTTATTGTTATTGGCAATCTGATTGGATGGAGCTGCTTAAGGAAATTGAAGGAGCGAATTACACCGAGTATGAAAGTTAGCAGCAATCAGACAGAAGCAACACAAGTAACTTTGACACACTTACACCAAAAGGACAGTCAAGTGGCTATGCCGCTGACCAATGTCTATTCGTGA